The segment GACCTTCATGCCGAAATGGCTGACGGCGCTGGAAGAAGGTTTCGCGCCGATCAACAGCCGCCTGATGGCGCTGAACGTGCACGACGCCGTGCTGCAGCTGGTCGATGGCGGCTGCGATTTGCTGCTGTGCTATCACCATCCGCGCCAGCCGGTGCAGCTGGACCCGGGCCGTTACGACATGCTGGTGATGGGCCGCGAAACCCTGCGCGCCTATGCGCGCTGCGGCCAGGACAAGGTGCCGGACTTCGTCCTGCCCGGCAGCGCCAAGGAGCCGCTGCCCTTTCTCTCCTACACCAGCAACGCCTACCTGGGACGCATGGTGGAATTGCTGCTGGCAGACGCCAAGGCGCCCCTGTTCCTGGAAACCTGCTACGAAACGGACATGGCCGAAGGCTTGAAAATGATGGCGCTGGAAGGGCGCGGCATCGCCTTCCTGCCCGAATCGGCCGTCATGCGCGACGTCAAATACAAGCACCTGGCGCGCGCCGACGGCGGCGCGCCAGGCTGGGAAATCGAGCTGGAAATCCGTTTATATCGCGAGCGGCCGTCCAGCCTGCGGCCAGGCAAGCAGATCGTCGAAAGCCTG is part of the Janthinobacterium sp. 67 genome and harbors:
- a CDS encoding LysR family transcriptional regulator encodes the protein METKWLEDFISLAETHNFSRSAALRHVTQPAFSRRIQSLENWLGIDLVDRTSYPTRLTPAGAVFYEQALEMLGQINGVRALLRGKRAATQTSVDFAVPHTLSLTFMPKWLTALEEGFAPINSRLMALNVHDAVLQLVDGGCDLLLCYHHPRQPVQLDPGRYDMLVMGRETLRAYARCGQDKVPDFVLPGSAKEPLPFLSYTSNAYLGRMVELLLADAKAPLFLETCYETDMAEGLKMMALEGRGIAFLPESAVMRDVKYKHLARADGGAPGWEIELEIRLYRERPSSLRPGKQIVESLWQYLVQSQDGKARGGKRRKRAIEATTS